The Methanobrevibacter sp. sequence ATTTTCAAAGGCAGGTTGGGTCATGATTTCAGATGGCTTCAAGTCTTCCTTGACCATTTCCACAATTCTTTTACCGCTTGCTATCGCCAAATCTTTTTTCTCATCACTTAATGCTAGAGCAGTAGCACAGGTAGGCAAACTCATACCAAGGGTTTCGGTAATGCATGCCATGGTGTTTGCTGTAAATAATCCTGAACAGCTTCCCGCTCCAGGGCAGGCGCAGCATTCGAGTTCATACAATTCATCTTCTGTAATCTTGCCGGAAGACAGTTCACCGACAGCTTCAAACACGGTGATCAAATCTGCATTCTTGCCTTTGAAACTGCCCGGTTCCATAGGCCCGCCGGTTACAAAGATGGACGGAACATCCAATCTTGCAGCTGCCATCAGCATTCCTGGAACAACCTTGTCACAGCTTGGAATGAGTACAAGACCGTCAAAGCAATGGCCCATGGTCATGCTCTCTACAGTGCTTACTACGATTTCACGTGAAGCAAGGGAATATTTCATACCGTCATGGTTCATTGCAATTCCGTCACAGATGGCCATTGTGTCAAATTCAAATGGAATTCCTCCAGCTGCCCTGATACCTTCCTTTACATAATCGACCAATTCCCCCAAGTGAATATGGCCAGGTACGATATCTGTGTAACTGTTTGCAATCCCAATGAATGGCTTATCGAAATCATCATCATTCAATCCGCAGGCACGCAATAATGATCTGTGTGGTGCCCTCTGAACTCCTGTCTTTATGTTATCACTATTCATATTAATCATCCAATAAGAATCAATTTGAATTATTTCTTAATCAATCATTAAAATAATTTTACTAATTATTTATTAGTAATTAATGTTTATTAAATTTAATTTAAAAATAATTCTAAAATGAGTAAAAAGTTGAAAAGTAAGAAAATCTGTAATATAAATAAAATAAGAAAATTGAAAAAAAGAAAATAAATGACTAAATCTAATCAGATTTAATCATGGTTAAAACCATTTTATATGGTCCGTTTACTGCTTGCAAGGCATGTGGAACGTTTGCAGGCATGATCAGAAACTCACCTTTCTTGACTGTATGAGGTTCTCCTGCAAGGGTGATTTCAGCCTCACCATCGATTATTTGAACCATAGCATCAAAAGGAGCACTATGTTCACTTAACCCTTGACCTTTGTCAAATGCAAAAATGGTTACAGTACCAAGTTCCTTTTTGATGACTTCCATACTTACAACGGAGCCTTCCTGATATTCAATCAAGCTTTCCATTTCAATTGGTTTTCCTTTTAATTCCATAGTAATTTCTCCTTTTAATTTAATTTAACTTTTATCTAATATTTATTTTTATTATGTGAATTTTGAAAATAAATAAAGAAAGGGATTTAATATTATCCCATTATTTTCTTAATGTCCTCTTTTGGAGTTGATATTGGAGTCAAGTTGAAGTTTTCAACCAAGACATTCAAGATATCCTCATTGGCCCATGCTGGAAGAACCGGTCCAATGAACATGTCGGTTTTTCCAAGGTATAACAAGGTCCAGAGAATAGCTGCTGCCTTTTGTTCCATCCAGCTCAATACGATGGTAAGAGGCAATTCATTCAATTCCATCTCGAACAGGTCACATAAAGCAACCGCAAGTTCAATGGCTACAATTGCATCGTTACATTGGCCTAAGTCCAATAGTCTTGGAATTCCTTCAATGTCTCCCAAGTCAAGATCGTTGAACCTGAACTTATTACATGCTAAAGTGAGCACAATTGTATCTTCAGGCAAGTTTTCAACAAACTCTCTGTAGTAGCTCATCCTTGGGTTTGGAGTGTCACATCCAGCTACAAGGAAGAATCTCTTTATTTTT is a genomic window containing:
- a CDS encoding cupin domain-containing protein; this translates as MTMELKGKPIEMESLIEYQEGSVVSMEVIKKELGTVTIFAFDKGQGLSEHSAPFDAMVQIIDGEAEITLAGEPHTVKKGEFLIMPANVPHALQAVNGPYKMVLTMIKSD